A genomic segment from Deltaproteobacteria bacterium HGW-Deltaproteobacteria-4 encodes:
- the hpt gene encoding hypoxanthine phosphoribosyltransferase has product MSEAKLSLLYSQEMIASEVSRLADEINRDYAGCEILVVGILKGSFVFIADIVRQLTVPVTIDFMRLASYGTETQSSGIVELRKDIELPVQGKDLLIIEDIVDSGLTLDTLYTKLMLKNPRSLKICTLIEKTCQREGSIQPDYVGISMSSGFIVGYGLDFNEQYRQLPDIYLLG; this is encoded by the coding sequence ATGAGTGAGGCTAAGCTCTCCCTCCTGTATTCACAGGAAATGATTGCCAGCGAAGTGTCGCGTCTGGCGGATGAAATTAATCGTGATTATGCTGGCTGCGAAATCCTTGTCGTCGGCATCTTGAAAGGTTCCTTTGTCTTTATTGCAGACATTGTAAGACAACTGACCGTACCAGTGACCATCGATTTCATGCGTTTGGCGAGCTATGGTACCGAGACGCAGTCCTCAGGCATCGTTGAACTTCGCAAGGACATCGAACTACCTGTACAGGGTAAGGATCTATTGATTATTGAAGATATTGTCGACAGCGGCTTGACCCTTGATACACTTTACACCAAGTTGATGCTGAAGAATCCACGTTCTTTAAAGATCTGTACCTTGATTGAAAAGACTTGTCAGAGAGAAGGATCGATCCAACCGGATTATGTCGGAATTTCCATGTCATCCGGTTTTATTGTCGGCTATGGACTCGATTTCAATGAGCAATATCGACAATTACCGGATATCTATCTGTTGGGTTAA
- a CDS encoding phosphoenolpyruvate carboxylase yields the protein MELFWQSDDQPQRLAELCGNQEAERDRPLRRDVRSLGMLLGMVIREQAGEATFALEETLRELVIADRRTVAADTVPRPLQERARATVSCLSLEETHNIVKAFANFFELTNLAESNERKRRLRAGGLGTVPPKGGSMRGTLLRLRDAGISADAVLAALAQLELVPVFTAHPTEVARRVVLRKRRRIAAVLAGLDHLPLTDTEVAAAQETILAEITALWQSDEVRRRKPTVKDEIIMGLDHYPVALLPALPPFYVELASDLEAVYGLSVTASDLPTMIRFGSWIGGDRDGNPFVSPEMTRAALQGARELILGDYLRQTEELRDLLTSSTFRLGVDPEFSETLSRQLQRFPAVHSEVENLPEGELHRRFVSIIRYRLRQTLLAPTVEGAYADANELINELQELRRSLLARKGARLGAALIAPLLRQVQSCGLHLHTLDIRQHAKVHNQAMAELSAAKSAGKHLPPVSSATTELLETIRSLARLKADYPPAALRSYVISGASSAADVLQLIWLLELGGIKVVGTPQGSDPGLMPVPLFESIDDLRHAPAICRTLWSDPEYQPYLQSWGWRQEVMIGYSDSNKDGGMLTSLWELYRCQRVLHEVAGECGVTLTIFHGRGGTVGRGGGPTHRALLAQPCGAFSGSFKLTEQGEVISFKYPDPTLACRNLELMAAAALEALLTGPGCGTSPLPAWEEALDALSATAYDCYHRDIANNTDIPFYFEAATPVREFDLARIGSRPARRVSSSAIADLRAIPWVFGWIQSRHGLPGWYGVGSALQSFAGRGTAEAKLLPEMMQAFPFFSDLIRNVELTLAKVDLPLARLYSELVPDIALRERVFALITDEFERTKGMILQITGQNHLLENNPAQARSLQLRAPYVDPLCYIQIELLRRKRAGKESAELDYVLAATISGIAAGLRNTG from the coding sequence ATGGAACTTTTTTGGCAGAGCGACGATCAACCACAGCGACTGGCGGAACTGTGTGGTAATCAAGAAGCGGAACGCGATCGGCCGTTGCGGCGTGATGTGCGTTCTCTCGGCATGCTCCTCGGTATGGTCATCCGTGAACAGGCGGGCGAAGCGACCTTTGCTCTGGAAGAGACGTTGCGGGAACTGGTCATCGCCGACCGGCGGACAGTCGCTGCCGACACAGTCCCCCGTCCCTTACAGGAGCGCGCCCGCGCCACGGTCAGCTGCCTCTCGCTGGAAGAGACCCACAACATCGTCAAGGCCTTTGCCAACTTCTTTGAACTGACCAATCTTGCCGAAAGCAACGAACGCAAACGCCGGCTGCGCGCCGGCGGTCTCGGTACTGTACCGCCCAAAGGGGGGAGCATGCGCGGAACGCTGTTGCGGCTGCGCGATGCCGGGATCAGCGCCGATGCGGTGCTGGCCGCTCTGGCGCAGCTTGAGCTGGTACCGGTCTTTACCGCCCATCCGACCGAGGTGGCGCGCCGGGTAGTGTTGCGTAAGCGCCGCCGCATCGCTGCCGTCCTGGCGGGCCTCGACCACCTTCCCCTCACGGATACCGAAGTCGCGGCGGCGCAGGAAACGATCCTGGCCGAGATTACCGCTCTTTGGCAGTCGGACGAAGTGCGCAGGCGCAAGCCGACGGTCAAGGATGAAATCATCATGGGGCTCGACCATTACCCGGTGGCCCTCCTCCCCGCCCTCCCCCCCTTTTACGTCGAACTGGCCAGCGATCTCGAAGCGGTCTATGGCCTGTCAGTGACAGCTTCTGACCTGCCGACGATGATTCGCTTCGGCTCGTGGATCGGCGGCGACCGTGACGGCAACCCCTTTGTTTCTCCGGAGATGACCCGCGCGGCACTGCAGGGTGCCCGCGAACTGATCCTCGGTGATTATCTACGGCAGACAGAAGAACTGCGCGACCTCCTCACCTCTTCGACCTTCCGTCTCGGCGTTGATCCGGAGTTTAGTGAAACCCTGTCCCGCCAGTTGCAGCGCTTCCCTGCAGTCCACAGTGAGGTCGAGAATCTCCCTGAGGGCGAACTACACCGGCGCTTCGTCAGTATCATTCGCTACCGCCTGCGTCAGACCCTGCTGGCTCCAACCGTAGAGGGGGCTTATGCCGATGCAAACGAACTGATCAATGAACTGCAAGAACTGCGGCGCTCCCTCCTTGCCCGCAAAGGCGCCAGGCTTGGCGCCGCCCTGATAGCACCACTGCTCCGTCAGGTGCAGAGTTGCGGCCTGCACCTGCATACTCTTGATATCCGCCAACACGCCAAGGTTCATAATCAAGCCATGGCTGAACTCTCCGCCGCTAAATCGGCAGGAAAACATCTCCCCCCGGTGTCAAGCGCTACGACCGAACTTCTTGAAACAATCCGCTCCCTGGCCCGGCTCAAAGCTGACTATCCACCCGCCGCGCTGCGCAGCTATGTCATCAGCGGCGCGAGTTCGGCAGCGGATGTTCTGCAGCTGATTTGGCTCCTCGAACTCGGCGGCATCAAAGTCGTTGGCACGCCTCAAGGATCCGACCCCGGACTGATGCCCGTTCCCCTCTTTGAATCGATCGATGATCTCCGCCATGCACCGGCCATCTGCCGAACCCTTTGGAGTGACCCCGAGTACCAACCTTATCTGCAGAGTTGGGGATGGCGCCAAGAGGTGATGATCGGTTATTCGGACTCGAACAAGGACGGAGGCATGCTCACCAGTTTATGGGAGCTTTATCGCTGCCAGCGCGTTCTGCATGAGGTCGCCGGCGAATGCGGCGTGACCCTGACCATTTTCCACGGCCGCGGCGGCACGGTCGGCCGGGGCGGCGGTCCAACCCACCGCGCCCTCCTCGCCCAACCCTGCGGCGCCTTCAGCGGCAGCTTCAAGCTCACCGAGCAAGGGGAGGTCATCAGCTTCAAATACCCGGATCCAACCCTCGCCTGCCGCAACCTCGAATTGATGGCAGCGGCGGCACTAGAGGCCCTCTTGACCGGACCGGGGTGCGGCACGTCTCCCCTTCCGGCCTGGGAAGAAGCCCTCGATGCTCTTTCAGCAACCGCTTACGACTGTTATCATCGTGACATCGCCAACAACACTGATATCCCGTTCTATTTCGAAGCGGCAACGCCTGTGCGCGAATTCGATCTCGCCCGTATTGGCTCGCGCCCTGCCCGACGCGTGAGCAGCAGCGCCATCGCCGACCTGCGCGCCATCCCCTGGGTCTTCGGTTGGATCCAGAGCCGCCACGGCCTGCCGGGTTGGTACGGCGTTGGCAGCGCCTTGCAGTCCTTTGCCGGGCGCGGCACGGCCGAAGCGAAGCTCTTGCCCGAGATGATGCAGGCCTTCCCCTTCTTCTCCGATCTCATCCGCAACGTTGAGCTGACGTTGGCTAAGGTCGATCTCCCCCTCGCCCGCCTCTACAGTGAACTCGTCCCCGACATCGCTCTGCGCGAGCGGGTTTTTGCTTTGATCACCGACGAATTCGAACGGACCAAAGGCATGATTCTGCAAATCACCGGACAGAACCACCTTCTCGAAAACAATCCCGCCCAGGCACGCTCGCTGCAGTTACGCGCCCCTTACGTCGACCCGCTCTGCTATATCCAGATCGAGCTGTTGCGCCGCAAACGCGCCGGCAAAGAGAGTGCTGAACTTGACTACGTCCTTGCTGCGACCATCAGCGGAATTGCAGCGGGATTACGCAACACCGGATAA